A genomic segment from Dasypus novemcinctus isolate mDasNov1 chromosome X, mDasNov1.1.hap2, whole genome shotgun sequence encodes:
- the PLAC1 gene encoding placenta-specific protein 1, with product MKFFELLGGMALLTTLFSACSGQDTMTVQCSIDWFMVIVQPLMLNNNVYVHYHELHLGSGCPANYVQPHAYQFTYRVTECGIRAKVVSSDTIIYSTELYYSSKDTSSKYVIPVSCAAPQHSPWLTKPHSVSVAQESGATAQNDETPYEVFELLQAQSSQRRPNCDCPPCVFNEEECTQAPGLQAQAQEAQEVQEAQGAQGAQEAQGALGALGAQGVQGAQEAQVFYFAHNSEDWSLSSYDLLGPM from the coding sequence ATGAAATTCTTCGAGTTACTAGGAGGAATGGCCCTCCTCACTACTTTGTTTTCGGCCTGTTCTGGACAAGATACAATGACTGTGCAGTGTTCTATTGACTGGTTCATGGTCATTGTACAGCCCTTGATGTTGAACAACAACGTGTATGTGCATTATCATGAGTTACACCTGGGCTCGGGTTGCCCTGCCAACTACGTTCAGCCACATGCCTACCAGTTCACCTACCGTGTTACTGAATGTGGTATCAGGGCCAAGGTCGTCTCTTCAGACACAATTATCTACAGCACTGAGTTATACTACAGTTCAAAGGACACATCATCTAAGTATGTGATCCCGGTGTCCTGTGCTGCTCCCCAACATTCCCCATGGCTCACCAAGCCCCATTCTGTGAGTGTAGCCCAGGAGAGTGGGGCCACAGCCCAGAATGATGAGACACCCTATGAAGTGTTTGAGCTGTTACAGGCACAGTCCAGCCAAAGAAGACCCAACTGTGATTGTCCGCCTTGTGTCTTCAATGAAGAGGAGTGTACCCAGGCCCCAGGTCTCCAAGCCCAGGCTCAGGAGGCACAGGAGGTCCAGGAGGCTCAGGGGGCACAGGGGGCTCAGGAGGCCCAGGGGGCACTGGGGGCACTGGGAGCCCAGGGGGTCCAGGGGGCCCAGGAGGCACAGGTGTTTTACTTTGCGCATAATTCTGAGGATTGGTCTCTTAGCTCATATGATCTGCTTGGGCCTATGTGA